A genome region from Fervidobacterium changbaicum includes the following:
- a CDS encoding GIY-YIG nuclease family protein, with protein MRGAYVIVLTLDVSIKLNVGRNCWKLKCGTYAYIGSGMVNLEKRVLRHFSSSKKSHWHIDYLTQFARPLFAVLIPSDRRLEEEISLSFQKFFECIEGFGASDLKVPSNLYRIHDFKKFSEILHSFLDTVEK; from the coding sequence ATGAGAGGTGCGTATGTTATTGTTCTAACACTCGATGTCTCAATTAAGCTAAATGTAGGAAGAAATTGCTGGAAGTTGAAATGCGGCACGTACGCTTATATCGGCTCAGGAATGGTAAACCTTGAAAAAAGGGTGCTCAGACATTTTTCTTCCAGCAAGAAATCGCATTGGCATATTGATTATTTGACGCAATTTGCTAGACCGCTCTTTGCAGTTTTGATTCCTTCCGATAGGAGATTAGAAGAGGAAATTTCGTTATCTTTCCAAAAATTTTTCGAATGCATTGAAGGTTTCGGTGCTTCCGATTTGAAGGTCCCATCTAATTTGTACAGAATCCATGATTTTAAAAAATTCTCAGAAATTTTGCATTCTTTTCTAGACACTGTTGAAAAGTGA
- a CDS encoding DUF429 domain-containing protein, whose product MFSIQYEKEFDYFIGIDPSWTGRNPTAVVVLREDREIGKLSLYRYVYAKALEEIVEVVSELKRPSVIGVDAPLIVKNLQGHRENELEFLKNYPIKVPLYPVNTERYPEFFPSALYEKLNEIGFSFANNNVYEVYPHATLAAKFFGKLFSYKRGKRKERLRKLEEIERKLSEYIEFCGTSFGCVKEREDFDDALICALTVYLPTKETCLGFGSFSDGILLVPIPTSVQKEQREDIR is encoded by the coding sequence ATGTTTTCAATCCAATATGAAAAAGAGTTTGATTATTTCATAGGCATTGACCCATCTTGGACTGGAAGAAACCCAACGGCAGTTGTTGTATTGAGAGAAGATAGGGAAATTGGGAAGCTAAGTCTTTACAGATATGTATATGCAAAGGCTCTGGAAGAGATTGTTGAAGTTGTTTCGGAGTTGAAGAGACCTTCCGTAATAGGTGTTGACGCTCCATTGATTGTCAAAAATTTGCAAGGTCACAGGGAAAATGAGTTGGAATTCTTGAAAAATTATCCAATAAAGGTGCCGCTTTATCCAGTTAACACGGAAAGGTATCCAGAATTTTTTCCTTCGGCGCTGTACGAAAAGCTAAACGAAATAGGTTTTAGCTTCGCTAATAACAATGTATACGAAGTGTATCCACACGCTACTTTAGCAGCTAAATTCTTTGGGAAGTTGTTCAGTTACAAAAGGGGCAAGAGAAAGGAAAGATTAAGAAAATTGGAAGAGATTGAGCGCAAGCTTTCTGAGTACATAGAATTTTGTGGGACGTCATTTGGCTGTGTTAAGGAACGAGAAGATTTTGACGATGCGCTAATATGCGCTTTGACTGTTTATTTACCAACCAAAGAAACATGCCTTGGGTTCGGTAGTTTTTCAGACGGTATACTGCTTGTGCCAATTCCAACATCTGTTCAGAAAGAACAAAGAGAGGATATTCGATGA
- a CDS encoding deoxyribodipyrimidine photo-lyase yields MDYKEVFCDKRRIRSLEDFETSAEQSKGPVVYWMQREQRAHDNWALLYAQKQALKHNSDLIVVFNIVPKFLDATLRQYDFMLKGLFETKGVLEEFNIPLVFTFGEPEKEILNIVDIVKASMIVTDFNPLKVVKTWKSSLAQKLNIPIYEVDAHNVVPALFVSQKQEYGAYTLRPKIHRYLHEFLTDFPQLKKMPVSNLEYEKLSVFKEIGEVIPKLTIDFSVKPVEWLKPGYSSGMSVLKEFLERS; encoded by the coding sequence GTGGATTACAAAGAGGTGTTCTGCGACAAAAGAAGGATTCGGAGCCTCGAAGATTTTGAAACCAGCGCTGAGCAATCAAAAGGTCCCGTGGTTTACTGGATGCAGCGAGAGCAAAGGGCACACGACAACTGGGCGTTGCTGTACGCTCAAAAGCAAGCTTTAAAACACAACTCTGACTTAATAGTGGTTTTCAACATCGTTCCGAAGTTTTTGGATGCCACGCTCAGGCAGTACGATTTTATGCTAAAAGGTCTATTCGAAACCAAAGGTGTACTCGAAGAGTTCAACATTCCATTAGTATTCACCTTCGGAGAACCTGAGAAGGAAATACTTAACATTGTTGATATTGTCAAAGCAAGTATGATCGTCACCGATTTCAACCCATTAAAAGTTGTAAAAACCTGGAAGAGTAGTTTAGCACAGAAGTTGAACATACCTATTTACGAAGTTGATGCTCACAATGTTGTTCCAGCTTTATTTGTCTCACAAAAGCAAGAATACGGTGCGTACACTTTGAGGCCGAAAATTCATAGGTATTTGCATGAGTTCCTCACAGACTTTCCGCAACTAAAAAAGATGCCGGTGTCGAATTTGGAGTATGAAAAGTTAAGTGTGTTTAAGGAAATAGGCGAAGTGATACCAAAGCTAACCATCGACTTTTCCGTCAAACCTGTCGAATGGTTGAAACCGGGATACAGCTCTGGAATGTCGGTTTTGAAAGAGTTCTTAGAAAGAAGTTGA
- a CDS encoding IS110 family transposase: MDNFPVFVGIDVSKDKFNVCAISNPSSIIFESSFDMSQQGFSSFANKLSAFPKQSIIIAMESTGCYHLNLLAFLSSNDFACAVFNPLTVKNFASLRKTKTDKIDARIIATALFYLQHQIPSSAFVNSELRDIVRARENIIHRIAKVKGNIEKLLNVLFPELERVTNIYSDTILNLLSHFPSAKAIQKARNLDVFFSKDRGRSTKLNAQKLKELANNSIAQYWPMKEKILVQNIKELQFLQQQLEEYDKMMKEYCECSAINLDIEILTSIPGIGENSAMHFLAEVGDISRFSTYKKLIAYCGLDPSIAQSGKSKVEGHISKRGNAHLRRILWLMAVSVVIHNEYFRTYYERKRQQGLPYKKAIMSVVHKLLRTLYAMLRKKEKFNIDYAISHSKQKFNFA, translated from the coding sequence ATGGATAACTTCCCTGTTTTCGTCGGCATCGATGTTTCCAAGGATAAGTTCAACGTCTGCGCTATCTCTAATCCCAGTTCCATCATCTTCGAATCTTCTTTCGATATGTCCCAGCAAGGCTTTTCCTCCTTCGCAAACAAACTCTCTGCCTTCCCAAAACAATCCATCATCATCGCTATGGAATCTACTGGCTGTTATCATCTCAACCTTCTGGCTTTCCTTTCTTCCAACGACTTTGCTTGCGCTGTTTTTAATCCTCTAACTGTTAAAAACTTTGCTTCTCTTCGAAAGACCAAAACCGACAAAATCGATGCTCGCATTATCGCTACTGCTTTGTTTTACCTACAACATCAAATTCCTTCTTCTGCTTTTGTCAACTCTGAGCTTCGTGATATTGTCAGAGCACGCGAAAACATTATCCACCGCATCGCAAAAGTTAAAGGCAATATCGAAAAACTGCTCAACGTTCTTTTCCCTGAACTCGAAAGAGTTACCAATATCTACAGTGACACTATCCTCAATCTTCTTTCTCATTTCCCTTCTGCCAAGGCTATTCAAAAGGCTCGTAATCTGGATGTGTTCTTTTCCAAAGACCGTGGCAGAAGTACAAAACTTAATGCTCAAAAACTTAAAGAACTCGCTAATAACTCGATTGCTCAATATTGGCCGATGAAAGAAAAGATTCTTGTGCAAAATATCAAAGAACTACAATTTTTACAGCAACAGCTTGAAGAATACGACAAGATGATGAAAGAATATTGCGAATGTAGTGCGATAAACCTTGATATCGAGATACTCACGTCAATACCAGGTATTGGTGAAAACAGCGCGATGCATTTCTTGGCAGAAGTTGGAGATATCTCAAGATTTAGTACATACAAAAAACTCATTGCGTATTGTGGACTCGATCCAAGCATTGCCCAATCAGGCAAAAGCAAAGTAGAAGGACACATATCGAAAAGGGGCAATGCCCACCTAAGACGAATACTATGGCTAATGGCAGTGAGTGTAGTGATTCACAACGAATATTTCCGAACATACTATGAACGAAAAAGGCAGCAAGGTTTACCGTACAAAAAAGCGATAATGTCAGTAGTACACAAGTTATTGCGAACGTTGTACGCAATGTTGAGAAAGAAAGAGAAGTTCAATATTGATTATGCTATCTCACACTCAAAACAAAAATTTAATTTTGCATAG